Proteins encoded in a region of the Tumebacillus sp. BK434 genome:
- a CDS encoding class III extradiol ring-cleavage dioxygenase, producing the protein MVPALFLAHGSPLLAIQDNEYARFLTQLGAQYTPKAIVIFTAHWEQETLTVSYHNDVYDTIYDFYGFPEEMYKIKYPAKGSTAVADEVIARFEQQGIPVQKDTARGLDHGSWVLLRRMYPNADIPVVQISVHPFLPPDAQFKIGAALQGLGAEDILVIGSGVTVHNLRMIKWDQTEPEPWAVEFDDWLLAQFQAGDRDALHRYESLAPHARFAVPRPEHFVPLFLAAGAGDHSSAPQVIHRSYELGTLSYLSLAF; encoded by the coding sequence ATGGTTCCAGCACTGTTTCTGGCGCACGGTTCGCCGCTGCTTGCCATCCAAGATAATGAATACGCCCGCTTCCTGACCCAGCTCGGCGCTCAATATACCCCCAAGGCGATCGTCATCTTCACCGCCCATTGGGAACAAGAGACTCTGACAGTGTCCTATCACAATGACGTGTACGACACGATCTACGACTTCTACGGCTTCCCCGAAGAGATGTACAAGATCAAGTACCCGGCCAAAGGCTCGACTGCGGTCGCCGATGAGGTCATCGCGCGTTTTGAACAGCAGGGCATCCCTGTGCAAAAAGACACCGCGCGCGGCCTCGACCACGGGTCGTGGGTGCTCTTGCGCCGGATGTACCCGAACGCCGACATCCCGGTCGTGCAGATCTCCGTTCACCCCTTTTTGCCGCCTGACGCGCAGTTCAAAATTGGCGCGGCGCTGCAAGGCTTGGGTGCGGAAGACATTCTCGTCATCGGCAGCGGGGTCACGGTACACAACCTGCGCATGATCAAGTGGGACCAGACCGAGCCGGAGCCGTGGGCGGTCGAGTTTGACGACTGGCTGCTTGCGCAGTTCCAGGCGGGCGACCGCGACGCGCTGCACCGCTACGAGTCGCTTGCTCCGCACGCCCGCTTCGCCGTGCCGCGTCCGGAGCATTTCGTGCCGCTCTTCCTCGCCGCCGGTGCGGGCGACCACTCGTCCGCCCCGCAAGTGATCCACCGCAGCTACGAGCTCGGCACGCTGAGCTACTTGTCGCTGGCGTTCTAA
- a CDS encoding multidrug efflux SMR transporter, whose product MNRTWMLVLIAAVFEVGWVMGLKHAATPLEWTGTAVAIAISMWLLIKASQTLPVGTTYAVFTGLGTAGTVIMEMAVFGEPFHIVKMLLILLLLGGVIGLKAVTGAKQSEGGDA is encoded by the coding sequence ATGAATCGGACATGGATGCTGGTGCTGATCGCGGCGGTGTTCGAAGTGGGCTGGGTGATGGGGCTGAAGCACGCCGCGACACCGCTCGAATGGACAGGGACGGCGGTCGCCATCGCGATCTCGATGTGGCTGTTGATCAAAGCGTCGCAAACGCTGCCCGTCGGCACGACCTATGCCGTCTTCACGGGACTTGGCACGGCGGGGACGGTGATCATGGAGATGGCGGTGTTTGGCGAGCCGTTCCATATCGTGAAAATGCTGCTGATCCTGCTGCTGCTCGGCGGCGTGATCGGCTTGAAAGCTGTTACGGGAGCGAAGCAAAGCGAAGGAGGGGACGCGTAA
- a CDS encoding multidrug efflux SMR transporter, producing the protein MGWIYLLLAGIGEVVGVAGINRVNRKKDWKSYAILMVGFLVSFGFLTLAMESIAMSTAYAVWTGIGTVGSVLLGMLFYGESKEWRRLLFMSMVLAAAVGLKLIS; encoded by the coding sequence ATGGGCTGGATCTATCTGCTTCTGGCCGGCATCGGCGAAGTGGTCGGCGTGGCCGGGATCAACCGGGTGAATCGGAAGAAAGATTGGAAATCTTATGCTATCCTTATGGTAGGATTCCTCGTCTCCTTCGGCTTCCTGACGCTGGCGATGGAGTCGATCGCGATGAGTACCGCCTATGCGGTCTGGACCGGGATCGGCACGGTGGGCAGCGTGCTGTTAGGCATGCTGTTTTATGGGGAATCTAAAGAATGGCGCCGCCTGCTGTTCATGAGCATGGTGCTGGCGGCCGCTGTGGGACTGAAATTGATTTCCTGA
- the cls gene encoding cardiolipin synthase — protein sequence MASDVFSWLPLLNVFFAFAVIFLERRNVSATWAWLLVLFVLPGLGFLLYLFIGQNLHRQKVYRVKNITESKLLEGVLIQASHLDNYQGLQEYRSLVHLNLVSNYSFLTQDNAVTIYSSGQEKFESLMQEIRDAKQHVHLLYYMIKRDALGMKLLNLLIQKAREGVEVKLIYDHVGSGGISRRTFRRLTEAGGEVRSFFASKIPYLNLRLNFRNHRKVAVIDGRVGFVGGLNIGDEYLGLDKRFGYWRDTHLKLNGSAVYQLQGQFFLDWFAAAGEEVRLERRFFPTLHPAGQTAVQVVASGPNSELEHIRNAYLKLIYEAKESICLQTPYFIPDEDVLNALRIAALSGVKVRLMLPLKADHRLVQWASHSYVGALLKVGVECHLYDRGFLHAKTIVVDRKVAAVGTANIDNRSFRLNFEISAFLYDEAEARKLHELFEADLQDCITYTFLQYQNRSRLHRIRESLARLLAPLL from the coding sequence GTGGCGTCAGACGTATTTTCCTGGCTGCCGCTGTTGAATGTGTTTTTTGCGTTTGCCGTCATTTTTCTGGAACGGCGCAATGTGTCGGCCACTTGGGCCTGGCTCTTGGTGCTGTTCGTACTGCCAGGGCTCGGGTTCCTGCTGTACTTGTTTATCGGGCAGAACCTGCACCGGCAGAAAGTCTATCGGGTGAAAAACATCACCGAGTCGAAGCTGCTCGAAGGCGTGCTGATCCAAGCCAGCCATCTGGACAACTACCAGGGGCTGCAGGAGTACCGCTCGCTCGTGCATCTCAATCTGGTCAGCAACTACTCGTTTCTGACCCAGGACAACGCGGTGACGATCTATTCTTCCGGGCAGGAGAAATTTGAAAGCTTGATGCAGGAGATTCGCGATGCGAAACAGCATGTGCATCTGCTTTACTATATGATCAAACGCGATGCTCTCGGGATGAAGCTGCTCAACTTGCTGATCCAAAAGGCGCGGGAAGGCGTCGAGGTCAAATTGATCTACGATCATGTCGGCTCCGGCGGCATCTCGCGGCGCACGTTTCGGCGGCTGACCGAAGCGGGCGGCGAGGTGCGGTCGTTCTTCGCTTCGAAGATCCCCTACCTCAACCTGCGCCTGAACTTCCGCAATCACCGCAAAGTCGCGGTGATCGACGGGCGGGTCGGCTTTGTCGGCGGCTTAAACATCGGCGATGAATACCTCGGGCTGGACAAGCGGTTTGGCTACTGGCGGGACACGCACCTGAAATTGAACGGCAGCGCCGTCTATCAGCTGCAGGGGCAGTTTTTCCTCGACTGGTTCGCCGCCGCCGGGGAAGAGGTGCGCTTGGAGCGGCGCTTTTTCCCGACGTTGCACCCGGCCGGCCAAACGGCCGTCCAAGTCGTCGCCAGCGGCCCCAACTCGGAGCTGGAGCACATCCGCAACGCCTATCTCAAGCTGATCTATGAAGCGAAAGAGAGCATCTGCCTGCAGACGCCGTACTTCATCCCCGATGAGGACGTGCTGAACGCATTGCGCATCGCCGCGCTCTCCGGCGTGAAAGTCCGGCTGATGCTGCCGCTGAAAGCGGATCACCGCCTCGTGCAGTGGGCGTCGCACTCCTATGTCGGCGCGCTGCTTAAAGTCGGGGTCGAGTGCCACTTGTACGACCGGGGCTTCCTGCATGCGAAAACGATCGTCGTCGACCGCAAAGTCGCCGCCGTCGGGACGGCGAACATCGACAATCGCAGCTTTCGGCTGAATTTTGAGATCAGTGCCTTCTTGTATGACGAAGCGGAAGCGCGCAAGCTGCACGAGCTGTTCGAAGCGGACCTGCAGGACTGCATCACCTACACCTTTCTGCAGTATCAAAACCGCTCTCGCCTGCACCGGATTCGCGAATCGCTGGCGAGGCTGTTGGCGCCGCTCTTGTAA
- a CDS encoding MFS transporter translates to MNRLWTRNFVSMTLANLLLFTSFYFLIPTLPLFVTELGGSPSQVGIVIGLFTLSAVVIRPFVGGLLDQVGRRPFVLYGLLLFALTMLLYDWIAAIGLLILLRIFHGVSWAASTTAIGTAVTDIIPPQRRGEGMGWFGLSMTVGMALGPMIGLWVLDTTSFDTLFIVTTVLGLGAFVLALRTKMPFERQGAKGKIVLFEKSVLPMMVLTFFLAVTYGGITSFLPLFAESIRVNAGTFFLVYAITLTVTRPIAGKLSDRHGEPVVLVPAVVLMILSLIVLSLAGGLGAVVTTAILYGIGFGSVQPILQAATIRLAPADRKGVANASFFTAFDLGIGLGTVILGFVSQYLGYRWLFGVCTASAVAGLLITLVLFKRLLPQAKAA, encoded by the coding sequence ATGAACCGTTTATGGACGCGGAATTTCGTCAGCATGACGCTGGCGAATCTGCTGTTGTTTACCAGCTTTTATTTTCTCATCCCCACCTTGCCCTTATTCGTGACCGAGCTTGGCGGCTCGCCGTCGCAGGTCGGCATCGTCATCGGGCTGTTCACCCTGTCGGCCGTCGTGATCCGCCCGTTTGTCGGCGGGCTGCTCGACCAGGTTGGGCGCCGACCGTTTGTGCTGTACGGCCTGCTGCTGTTTGCGTTGACGATGCTCTTGTACGACTGGATCGCAGCGATTGGGCTCCTGATCCTGCTGCGCATCTTCCACGGCGTGTCATGGGCCGCTTCGACGACGGCGATCGGCACGGCGGTCACCGACATCATCCCGCCGCAGCGCCGCGGCGAAGGCATGGGCTGGTTCGGCCTGTCGATGACGGTCGGCATGGCGCTCGGGCCGATGATCGGGCTGTGGGTATTGGACACCACGTCGTTCGACACCTTGTTCATCGTGACGACCGTGTTGGGACTGGGCGCGTTTGTGCTGGCTTTGCGCACCAAGATGCCGTTTGAGCGGCAAGGCGCCAAGGGCAAGATCGTGCTGTTCGAAAAATCGGTGCTGCCGATGATGGTGCTGACCTTTTTCCTCGCGGTGACCTATGGCGGCATCACATCGTTCCTGCCGCTGTTCGCCGAGTCGATCCGCGTGAATGCCGGGACGTTCTTCCTCGTCTACGCGATCACCCTGACCGTGACCCGCCCCATCGCAGGCAAGCTGTCCGACCGCCATGGCGAGCCGGTCGTGCTGGTGCCGGCCGTCGTGCTGATGATCCTCTCGCTGATCGTGCTGTCGCTGGCCGGCGGGCTCGGCGCGGTGGTCACGACGGCGATCTTGTACGGCATAGGCTTCGGCTCGGTGCAGCCGATCCTGCAGGCGGCGACGATCCGCCTCGCCCCGGCCGACCGCAAAGGCGTGGCCAACGCATCCTTCTTCACCGCGTTCGACCTCGGGATCGGGCTTGGCACCGTCATCCTCGGCTTCGTCTCGCAATACCTCGGCTACCGCTGGCTGTTCGGCGTCTGCACCGCCTCGGCGGTGGCCGGACTCTTGATCACCTTGGTGCTGTTCAAGCGCCTGTTGCCGCAAGCGAAAGCCGCATAA
- a CDS encoding cytochrome P450 produces MNNAPLRRRGLMLSPQGLVQAKEPGEWQQAMRAASPVHFDEARGCWDVFLYEDVLTVLSDYKRFSSARNLQGQQETLINMDPPKHMRYRTLVSQAFTLKAVQNLAPRIEELARELIDEVLDQGEIDLVERISFPLPVIVIAELLGVPKADIDKFKHWSDLMVQGVDLSAGEDYQTLMRAKQQAMGELHQYFGAIIQERRIRREQDMISALLDAKVDDQHLELPELLSFCFLLLVAGNETTTNLITNSIYTFLEDRTRYEQLLNDRSLLTGAIEEVLRFRSPVQSMSRIAAADLELGGRQIKQCDELIAWIGSANLDERKFPDADSFRIDRTPNQHLAFGHGVHFCLGAPLARLEAQIALNAILTKLPNLRRVDGQEPQKIASPIVYGFKNLQVQF; encoded by the coding sequence ATGAACAACGCACCACTGCGACGCCGCGGGCTGATGCTGTCACCGCAAGGGCTGGTCCAGGCGAAAGAGCCGGGGGAATGGCAACAGGCGATGCGCGCCGCGTCTCCTGTGCATTTTGATGAAGCGCGCGGCTGTTGGGACGTGTTTTTGTATGAAGATGTGCTGACGGTGCTGTCCGACTACAAGCGCTTTTCCTCGGCGCGCAACCTCCAAGGCCAGCAGGAAACGCTGATCAACATGGACCCGCCAAAGCACATGCGCTACCGCACGTTGGTCTCGCAGGCGTTCACGCTGAAAGCGGTGCAGAATCTCGCCCCGCGCATCGAAGAGCTGGCCCGCGAGCTGATCGACGAAGTGCTGGACCAAGGCGAGATCGACCTTGTGGAGAGGATCTCCTTCCCGCTGCCGGTCATCGTGATCGCCGAGCTGCTGGGCGTGCCGAAGGCGGACATCGACAAGTTCAAACACTGGTCCGATCTGATGGTGCAAGGCGTCGATCTCTCGGCGGGTGAAGATTATCAGACGCTGATGCGGGCGAAGCAACAAGCGATGGGGGAGCTCCACCAGTATTTTGGCGCGATCATACAGGAGCGCCGCATCCGGCGCGAACAGGATATGATCTCCGCCCTGCTCGACGCCAAAGTGGATGATCAGCATCTGGAGCTGCCGGAGCTGCTCTCGTTCTGTTTCCTCTTGCTCGTGGCAGGCAACGAGACGACGACCAACCTGATCACCAACTCGATCTACACCTTCCTCGAAGACCGCACCCGCTATGAGCAGCTGTTGAACGACCGCTCGCTGCTCACAGGCGCGATCGAAGAAGTCTTGCGCTTCCGCTCGCCGGTGCAGTCGATGAGCCGCATCGCCGCAGCCGATCTGGAGCTTGGCGGCCGGCAGATCAAGCAGTGCGATGAGCTGATCGCCTGGATCGGGTCGGCCAACCTCGACGAGCGCAAATTCCCGGACGCAGACTCCTTCCGCATCGACCGCACGCCGAATCAGCATCTGGCGTTCGGGCACGGCGTGCATTTCTGCCTCGGCGCGCCGCTGGCCCGCTTGGAAGCGCAGATCGCGCTGAACGCGATTTTGACGAAGCTGCCGAACTTGCGCCGCGTGGATGGGCAGGAGCCGCAGAAGATCGCGTCGCCGATCGTGTACGGGTTTAAGAACCTGCAGGTTCAATTTTAA
- the helD gene encoding RNA polymerase recycling motor HelD translates to MTIKLHRDYGQECTRLADTKGYIEYVLHESEHNEKAFRENIKEAYANLNSLDGSEGYIALLTNVQFFEMTRSNIRQLQQVQQKPYFCRIDIKPDDTERVQPLYIGKASLFRPDTQEPVIVDWRSPVANVYYEGRIGAVTYETATGTEQAELHLKRQYTIEDGTLHDFRDIDITTRDELLQESLGGSADSRLKDIVSTIQEEQNRVIRADMHRPMIVQGAAGSGKTTIALHRIAYLIYTYGDRFNPDQFMILAPHQLFLKYIADVLPELGVEAVRQTTYLDFVQENIGKKLKLTDPNERLFRFLEGGGDADLLRFVSRFKGSAVYKQLIDTYLADVVLRTKPERDCKLGKRVIAGAEEVAKFIREDYAHMPLYKRVEKVRKILQDRLKVKKKQLLKDIHDHYDERLEVALSLQDPARRKAKVVKLMDDREKLLKRVEADAKTLVKEYMAQFGKMDLAAHYREFLQRDDLLSTEMSEAELRYLQEHSLGLLGKKRMELEDTAALLYLQHQLYGLLTEMKVRNLVIDEAQDYSIFQLLALKAVLGSEMFTILGDLSQGIHSYRGVESWEAVLQTVFPGGNCQYLVLEQSYRTTVEIMNLANRVIVHSQTPGLVLAKPVVRHGDEPRQAVFAEQQELVAELLADVAHLKADGMNSIAVIGKTMAECKQIKKWIDALGTELSVTVLDEKEDYSGHDLVIVPSYVVKGLEFDAVFIVSLDEEYTTAELDVKLLYVAMTRPLHRMFVYSMAGKTQLLDLL, encoded by the coding sequence ATGACGATTAAACTCCACCGCGATTATGGTCAGGAATGTACTCGATTGGCTGATACGAAAGGCTACATTGAGTACGTCCTGCATGAGAGCGAGCACAACGAGAAAGCGTTTCGCGAAAACATCAAGGAGGCCTACGCCAATCTCAACTCGCTCGACGGGTCGGAAGGCTATATCGCGCTGCTGACCAACGTGCAATTCTTTGAAATGACGAGAAGCAACATTCGCCAACTGCAACAAGTGCAGCAGAAGCCTTACTTCTGCCGGATCGACATCAAGCCGGACGACACGGAGCGCGTCCAGCCGCTCTACATCGGCAAGGCGTCCTTGTTCCGCCCGGACACGCAGGAGCCGGTCATCGTCGACTGGCGCTCGCCGGTCGCCAACGTCTACTACGAAGGCCGCATCGGCGCGGTCACTTACGAGACGGCCACCGGCACGGAGCAGGCCGAGTTGCACTTGAAACGCCAATACACCATCGAAGACGGCACACTGCACGACTTCCGCGACATCGACATCACGACGCGCGACGAACTGCTCCAGGAATCGCTCGGCGGCAGTGCGGACAGCCGGTTGAAAGACATCGTGTCGACGATCCAGGAAGAGCAGAACCGCGTCATCCGCGCCGACATGCACCGCCCGATGATCGTCCAAGGGGCGGCCGGGAGCGGAAAGACCACCATCGCCTTACATCGCATCGCCTACCTCATCTACACGTACGGGGATCGTTTTAATCCCGACCAGTTCATGATCTTGGCCCCGCACCAGCTGTTCCTGAAATACATCGCCGACGTCCTGCCGGAGTTGGGCGTGGAAGCGGTCCGCCAGACCACCTACCTCGATTTTGTGCAGGAGAACATCGGCAAGAAGCTCAAGCTGACCGACCCGAATGAAAGGCTGTTCCGCTTTTTGGAAGGCGGCGGCGATGCCGATCTGCTGCGTTTCGTCTCCCGCTTCAAAGGGTCGGCCGTGTACAAGCAACTGATCGACACCTACCTCGCAGACGTGGTGCTGCGCACGAAGCCGGAGCGGGACTGCAAGCTCGGCAAGCGCGTGATCGCCGGTGCCGAAGAAGTCGCGAAGTTCATCCGCGAAGACTATGCGCACATGCCGCTCTACAAGCGGGTAGAGAAAGTGCGCAAGATCCTGCAGGACCGCTTGAAAGTGAAAAAGAAGCAGCTGCTCAAAGACATCCACGACCACTACGACGAGCGGCTGGAAGTCGCCCTCTCGCTGCAAGATCCGGCCCGGCGCAAAGCGAAAGTGGTCAAGCTGATGGACGACCGCGAGAAGCTCTTAAAACGGGTGGAAGCGGACGCCAAAACGCTGGTCAAAGAGTACATGGCGCAGTTTGGAAAAATGGACCTGGCCGCGCACTACCGGGAGTTTCTGCAGCGGGACGACCTGCTGTCCACGGAGATGTCAGAAGCTGAGCTGCGCTATTTGCAGGAGCATTCCCTAGGCTTGCTCGGCAAGAAGCGGATGGAGCTGGAAGACACGGCAGCGCTCCTGTACCTGCAGCATCAGCTGTACGGGCTGCTGACCGAAATGAAAGTGCGCAACCTCGTGATCGACGAAGCGCAAGACTATAGCATTTTCCAACTGCTCGCCTTGAAAGCGGTGCTCGGCTCGGAGATGTTCACGATCCTCGGAGACTTGTCGCAAGGGATCCATTCCTACCGCGGCGTGGAAAGCTGGGAGGCGGTGCTGCAGACGGTGTTCCCGGGCGGGAACTGCCAGTACCTCGTGCTGGAGCAGAGCTACCGGACGACGGTGGAGATCATGAACCTCGCCAACCGTGTGATCGTGCATTCACAGACCCCTGGCCTCGTGCTCGCCAAGCCGGTCGTGCGCCACGGAGACGAGCCGCGCCAGGCGGTGTTCGCGGAGCAACAAGAGCTGGTCGCAGAGCTGCTTGCGGACGTGGCGCACCTGAAGGCGGACGGGATGAACTCGATCGCCGTGATCGGCAAAACGATGGCGGAGTGCAAGCAGATCAAAAAATGGATCGATGCGCTCGGCACCGAGCTGTCGGTCACCGTGCTCGATGAGAAGGAAGACTATTCCGGCCACGATCTGGTCATCGTGCCGTCATACGTGGTGAAGGGGCTGGAGTTTGACGCGGTGTTTATCGTCAGTCTGGACGAGGAGTACACGACCGCTGAGCTCGATGTGAAGCTGCTCTATGTCGCGATGACCCGACCTCTGCACCGCATGTTTGTCTATTCGATGGCCGGGAAGACGCAGCTGTTGGATCTTTTATAA
- a CDS encoding ABC transporter permease has product MNFLQFASNNVRRNLRAYSAYLLSSAFAVMIFFMYAMFYFHPGLEASNIGGSAKLGMKAGEYVIFAVSFLFVLYSISSFLKVRQKEFGVLTILGASGRQINTLLLLENLIIGAASIVIGIAAGLVLSKLFLLLGAYALEMNELPFYLSWEAVLLTAGAFFALFLSISLLAVALVRKSKVLDLLQGSHKPKPEPKASWFWSLLCVLALGTALYLLTTDLTGITLLPILVLGMWGTYLFFSQLSVFFMRLLKQNLRFVWGGAHLLWVSEMAYKIKDNARMFFLVTIVMTMACSSFGIVLALKQQNEEVYRKNPVELTYLANSPDAWEQEVQQLKAKLEQAGLEYQAIPVNSFHARVVEVDNLYPEFLSVSEFNKLAAALDYPPLAPLRHGEAALVQGASDNAIEPPDRVTTSPGDLQLQITERSAAKIEQYGLYLILSDADFAKLRDAALESESRDSLTIYFNIPAWSTGKLPASDAQEVVLGKRWVQENRDLLDQDGAHGLLFSRAETYMGVKELASLLMFIGSFIAGIFSLSTASFLHFRLYTDLQQDQISYRALSKIGVSVREMQRAATIQMAALFFIPVLISALQTLICLNLLKSEFSLTSIIGSALIGICFFAAAQLLYFFLIRGRYLSQLKKVML; this is encoded by the coding sequence ATGAATTTTCTGCAGTTCGCCTCTAACAACGTCCGGCGCAACCTGCGCGCCTACTCCGCCTATCTCTTGAGCAGCGCGTTTGCGGTGATGATCTTTTTCATGTATGCGATGTTTTACTTTCATCCCGGCCTCGAAGCGTCAAACATTGGCGGCAGCGCGAAGCTCGGGATGAAAGCGGGCGAGTATGTAATTTTTGCCGTCTCATTTTTATTTGTCCTCTATTCGATCTCCTCGTTTCTGAAAGTGCGGCAAAAAGAGTTTGGCGTCCTGACCATTCTCGGCGCTTCCGGGCGCCAGATCAACACGCTGCTCTTGCTGGAGAACCTGATCATCGGCGCCGCCTCGATCGTGATCGGCATCGCGGCCGGGCTGGTGCTGTCCAAGCTGTTTCTGCTGCTCGGCGCCTATGCGCTGGAGATGAACGAGCTGCCGTTTTACCTGTCCTGGGAAGCGGTGCTGTTGACGGCGGGCGCCTTTTTCGCCCTGTTTCTTTCGATCTCGCTGCTCGCCGTCGCTTTGGTGCGCAAGTCGAAAGTGCTCGACCTGCTCCAAGGCAGCCACAAGCCGAAGCCGGAGCCGAAAGCGTCCTGGTTCTGGTCGCTGCTCTGTGTGCTGGCGCTCGGCACCGCTCTGTATCTGCTGACCACCGACCTGACCGGCATCACCCTCCTGCCGATCCTCGTGCTGGGCATGTGGGGCACCTATCTGTTCTTCAGCCAACTCAGCGTCTTTTTCATGCGCCTGCTGAAGCAAAACCTCCGTTTCGTCTGGGGCGGGGCGCACCTGCTCTGGGTGTCGGAGATGGCGTACAAGATCAAAGACAACGCCCGGATGTTTTTCCTCGTCACGATCGTGATGACGATGGCCTGCTCCTCGTTTGGCATCGTGCTCGCTTTGAAACAGCAAAACGAAGAAGTCTACCGCAAGAATCCGGTCGAGCTGACCTATCTGGCCAACTCGCCGGATGCCTGGGAACAAGAGGTGCAACAGCTCAAAGCCAAGCTGGAACAGGCCGGGCTCGAGTATCAGGCGATCCCGGTCAACAGCTTCCATGCCCGGGTGGTCGAGGTGGACAACCTCTACCCGGAGTTCCTGTCCGTATCGGAGTTCAACAAGCTCGCCGCCGCGCTGGACTACCCGCCGCTTGCGCCTTTGCGCCACGGGGAAGCAGCGCTCGTCCAAGGCGCTTCCGATAACGCCATCGAACCGCCCGACCGGGTGACGACCAGCCCGGGTGATCTGCAGCTGCAGATCACGGAGCGATCCGCCGCCAAGATCGAGCAGTACGGACTGTATCTCATCCTGTCCGATGCCGACTTTGCCAAGCTGCGCGATGCCGCCCTGGAGTCGGAGTCGCGGGACAGCCTGACGATCTACTTCAACATCCCGGCCTGGTCGACGGGCAAACTGCCCGCATCAGACGCGCAGGAAGTCGTGCTCGGCAAGCGATGGGTGCAGGAGAACCGCGACTTGCTCGACCAAGACGGAGCGCACGGCTTGCTGTTCTCGCGCGCCGAGACGTACATGGGCGTGAAGGAGCTGGCCAGCCTGCTGATGTTCATCGGGTCATTTATCGCCGGCATCTTCTCCTTGTCGACCGCCTCCTTCCTGCATTTCCGCCTGTACACCGACCTGCAGCAGGACCAGATCTCCTACCGCGCCCTGTCGAAGATCGGGGTCAGCGTCCGCGAGATGCAGCGCGCCGCGACCATCCAGATGGCCGCCCTGTTCTTCATCCCGGTGCTGATCTCCGCCCTGCAGACGCTGATCTGCCTGAACCTGCTCAAAAGCGAATTCAGCCTGACCAGCATCATCGGCTCCGCGCTGATCGGCATCTGCTTCTTCGCCGCCGCGCAGTTGCTCTACTTTTTCCTGATCCGCGGCCGCTATTTGTCGCAGTTGAAAAAAGTGATGCTCTGA
- a CDS encoding ABC transporter ATP-binding protein: MELLHVQNVSKIYEGNVSYRALSDITFSVPKGEFVGIMGPSGSGKTTLLNLLSTIDTPTSGDVLINGSNPYHLRKNKLAVFRRRNLGFVFQDFNLLDTLTLAENIVLPLTLDRHNVRDMQTKLHEIAERLNITDILNKRTFEVSGGQRQRAAIARAVIHRPSLLLADEPTGALDSKSSKSVMEAMATMNRSEGTTTLLVTHDPLAASYCHRVLFLKDGQLINEIHRGASRQTFFQEILNMLSFLGGDAHEFSAVRL, from the coding sequence ATGGAACTGCTTCACGTGCAAAACGTCAGCAAAATCTACGAAGGCAACGTCTCGTACCGCGCCTTGTCCGATATCACTTTCTCCGTGCCAAAGGGTGAGTTCGTCGGCATCATGGGCCCGTCGGGCAGCGGCAAGACCACCTTGCTCAATCTGCTCTCGACGATCGACACCCCGACGTCAGGCGATGTGCTGATCAACGGCAGCAACCCGTACCACCTGCGCAAAAACAAGCTCGCCGTGTTCCGCCGCCGCAACCTCGGCTTCGTCTTTCAGGACTTCAACCTGCTCGACACCCTGACCCTGGCCGAAAACATCGTCCTGCCCCTGACGCTCGACCGCCACAACGTCCGCGACATGCAGACCAAGCTACATGAGATCGCCGAGCGGCTGAACATCACCGACATCCTGAACAAGCGCACCTTCGAAGTCTCCGGCGGCCAGCGCCAGCGCGCCGCGATCGCCCGCGCCGTCATTCACCGCCCGTCGCTGTTGCTCGCCGATGAGCCGACCGGGGCGCTCGACTCCAAGTCGTCGAAAAGCGTGATGGAAGCGATGGCGACGATGAATCGCAGCGAAGGCACGACCACCCTGCTCGTCACGCACGACCCGTTGGCGGCGAGCTACTGCCACCGCGTCTTGTTTTTAAAAGACGGCCAGTTGATCAACGAGATTCACCGCGGGGCGAGCCGGCAGACCTTTTTCCAAGAGATTCTCAACATGCTGTCGTTTTTAGGAGGGGACGCCCATGAATTTTCTGCAGTTCGCCTCTAA